In Sphaeramia orbicularis chromosome 12, fSphaOr1.1, whole genome shotgun sequence, the following proteins share a genomic window:
- the LOC115430730 gene encoding rho GTPase-activating protein 24-like, translating to MFPFRHFFFSPTGVLSYHKFINRRFFRKLTTCVSFKRGIFGQKLEETVRYERRFGNKLAPMLVEQCVDFIRQRGLREEGLFRLPGQANLVKELQDAFDCGEKPSFDCNTDVHTVASLLKLYLRELPEPVVPFHKYDDFLACAKILGKDEEVGMKELRKLVESLPPVNYNLLKYICRFLDEVQSYSGVNKMSVQNLATVFGPNILRPKLEDPVAIMEGTVLVQQLMAVLIGRHDVLFPPEEDSPTALELVNNNIDLLQHQATTTTSSMTAVSQNAENNNVHVVRQCVWEAPESPSHRQQVDNGGSPRSASPRNGVAARFDVTRSPPLTVKKNPAFSKGSGIVTNGSFSSSPTSDPGQEKSQTLSGGGSLMARRGGTLKGSGTKMGTSGVTSGNTGGNGTGVMRVGVTSTDVLTGSLNTRNGLWVPNGCVTLRENNKTRDCSNADQTSNQNRLSTYDNVQLNQQNLQQQNQTTGTCLNSSCEDKQSVDSATWSTSSCEISLPDNSTSCRSSTTTCPEQDFYGGHFEDLDGPARENEAAQSGGGTGGEAEGGNGNREGGGDGAGRSSRGTSSSDNSECLSGSTGAGSHSALHSLVASLKQEMHKQKTEYEARIKSLEQRNLELETEMVNLHEELDQERKKYTMAEIKLRNAERAKDDAERRNQMLQKEMEQFFSTFSDLTATGNTAATEPRRTERNDPIWIQ from the exons GGATCTTTGGTCAGAAGCTGGAGGAGACGGTGCGGTATGAACGGCGCTTTGGGAACAAGCTGGCCCCGATGCTGGTGGAGCAGTGCGTGGATTTCATTCGGCAGCGGGGCCTTCGGGAGGAGGGTCTGTTCAGGCTGCCGGGACAGGCCAACCTGGTCAAAGAGCTGCAGGACGCCTTCGACTGCGGAGAAAAACCCTCTTTTGACTG TAACACAGATGTCCATACAGTGGCGTCTCTACTGAAGCTGTATCTACGAGAGCTTCCTGAGCCTGTCGTTCCCTTCCACAAGTACGATGACTTCCTGGCCTGTGCCAAAATCCTTGGAAAAGATGAGGAAGTG GGTATGAAGGAGTTGAGGAAGCTTGTGGAAAGTCTACCTCCAGTCAACTACAACCTCCTCAAGTATATCTGCAG gtttttagaTGAAGTCCAGTCATATTCGGGGGTGAATAAAATGAGCGTGCAGAACCTCGCTACAGTGTTTGGGCCAAATATACTGAGGCCCAAACTTGAAGATCCAGTGGCTATAATGGAAG GTACTGTTTTGGTCCAGCAGCTCATGGCGGTTTTGATCGGCCGTCATGATGTGCTTTTCCCTCCAGAAGAGGACAGCCCCACAGCTCTGGAACTTGTCAATAACAACATTGACTTACTACAGCATCAAGCAACAACAACTACCTCCTCCATGACCGCGGTGTCTCAGAACGCGGAGAACAACAACGTGCACGTGGTCCGGCAGTGCGTTTGGGAAGCTCCCGAGTCTCCCTCACATCGACAACAGGTAGACAACGGCGGATCTCCGAGATCTGCCAGTCCTCGTAACGGTGTGGCGGCGCGCTTTGACGTCACCCGCAGTCCGCCGCTGACTGTGAAAAAGAACCCGGCCTTCAGTAAAGGCAGCGGGATCGTCACCAACGGCTCCTTCAGCTCCTCGCCCACCTCGGACCCCGGTCAGGAGAAGAGCCAGACTTTGAGCGGAGGGGGGAGTTTAATGGCGCGACGCGGCGGGACGCTCAAAGGTTCAGGCACAAAAATGGGCACCAGTGGAGTGACGAGTGGAAACACTGGCGGGAACGGGACCGGGGTCATGCGCGTGGGCGTTACGAGCACCGACGTCCTCACCGGAAGTCTAAATACCCGAAACGGCCTTTGGGTCCCAAACGGCTGCGTCACATTACGTGAGAACAATAAAACGCGAGACTGCTCCAACGCCGATCAAACATCCAACCAGAACCGGCTCTCCACCTACGACAACGTCCAGTTAAACCAGCAGAacctccagcagcagaaccagacGACCGGCACGTGTCTGAACAGCAGCTGTGAGGACAAGCAGAGCGTGGACAGCGCCACCTGGTCCACCTCCTCCTGCGAGATCTCCCTCCCGGACAACTCCACCTCCTGCCGTTCCTCCACCACCACCTGCCCCGAGCAGGACTTCTACGGAGGCCACTTCGAAGACTTAGACGGACCGGCCCGGGAGAACGAAGCCGCCCAGAGCGGCGGAGGAACGGGAGGCGAGGCGGAGGGCGGAAACGGCAaccgagaaggaggaggagacggaGCGGGGAGGAGCAGCCGAGGCACCAGCAGCAGCGACAACAGCGAGTGTTTGAGTGGAAGTACCGGAGCTGGCAGCCACAGCGCTCTGCACAGTTTAGTGGCCAGTCTGAAACAGGAGATGCACAAGCAGAAGACCGAGTATGAGGCCAGGATAAAGAG tttggagCAGCGGAACCTGGAGCTGGAGACAGAGATGGTGAACCTCCACGAGGAGCTGGACCAGGAAAGGAAGAAGTACACCATGGCAGAGATCAAGCTGCGCAACGCCGAGCGGGCCAAGGACGACGCCGAGCGACGCAATCAGATGTTACAGAAAGAGATGGAGCAGTTTTTCTCCACCTTCAGTGACCTAACGGCAACCGGCAACACGGCGGCCACCGAGCCCCGGCGAACCGAGCGCAACGACCCCATCTGGATCCAGTGA